One window of the Armatimonadota bacterium genome contains the following:
- the alaS gene encoding alanine--tRNA ligase, producing MLSSELRTKYLKFFEERGHLIYPSDSLVPDDPTLLFTSAGMVQFKPYFIGARKPPRSRITTAQKCLRTGDLEVVGTTPFHHTFFEMMGNFSFGDYFKKEAIAWAWEFLTKVLGFSPNDLWVSVYENDDEAYEIWEKIVGVPNERIVRLGAGKNYWPPNAPTEGPNGPCGPCSEIFFDYGADVGCKRPNCDPSCDCARFSEVWNLVFMQYNREEDGTLTPLPQKNIDTGLGLERVTAILQGTPTNFETDLFFPIIKSIEEVSGAKYQAKESDADIAFRVIADHIRAMVFAIADGVLPSNVGRGYVLRRIIRRAVLKGRLLGLQEPFLDRIAPVVVEVMKDPYPELVEREGHVCRTIRADEEKFLRTLNQGMQKLEEAIEAVLKGSGGAEKVLPGMEAFVLYDTYGFPLELTEEIAAEHGLRVDIQGFNEAMEEQRRKAREGSEIPSELFAASLMTLAEIEKEEPETEFVGYDMLISESKIVGILKNGELVDSASQNDEIELVLDRTPFYAESGGQVGDKGIITTKEGAEVAVEHTYRAGSLIVHSGRVTSGKLSRGERVTAAVDSVRRMATMRNHTATHLLHKALRVVLGEHVVQSGSSVDPERLRFDFTHPSPLSPEELARVESIVNTEIYNSLPVEIYQTTLEQAKEDGAMALFTEKYGGQVRVVRIGDVSLELCGGTHVSNTSQVGIFKIVSESSVGAGLRRIEAMTGLAALAYLNEREALLNAAAEILRTAPTDVPDAVRRLVENLKTAEKRISDLQRRIVSGGAEELASRAVDVNGIKLIAARVEGDAEALSTLADGLANKLKSAVVVLGAPADGKVIFVSKVTADLVKKGFNAGDIIREVAKVAGGGGGGRPDFAQAGGRDVGKLDEALEKARELVKKKAESSAP from the coding sequence ATGTTAAGTAGTGAGCTGAGGACAAAATATCTTAAATTCTTTGAGGAACGAGGACACCTTATATACCCAAGTGATTCTCTCGTGCCCGATGATCCCACCTTGCTATTTACCAGCGCTGGGATGGTTCAGTTCAAGCCATATTTTATTGGCGCACGCAAGCCTCCGAGGAGTCGTATAACTACCGCTCAGAAATGTCTGCGAACTGGAGACTTGGAAGTAGTAGGAACAACACCATTCCACCATACTTTTTTTGAAATGATGGGCAACTTCTCGTTTGGCGACTATTTCAAAAAAGAGGCAATTGCTTGGGCATGGGAGTTTCTTACGAAAGTTCTTGGTTTCTCCCCAAACGACCTTTGGGTTAGTGTTTATGAGAACGACGACGAGGCATATGAAATCTGGGAGAAAATAGTTGGTGTTCCGAATGAGCGCATTGTTCGTCTAGGGGCTGGAAAGAACTATTGGCCTCCAAATGCACCAACCGAAGGTCCAAATGGCCCATGTGGGCCGTGCTCTGAGATATTCTTTGACTATGGTGCAGACGTTGGCTGCAAGCGACCAAATTGCGACCCTTCTTGCGATTGTGCAAGGTTTAGCGAGGTTTGGAATCTTGTTTTTATGCAATACAATCGCGAAGAAGATGGTACGCTAACGCCGCTGCCCCAAAAAAACATCGATACGGGTCTTGGGCTCGAACGTGTTACAGCAATTCTCCAAGGCACGCCTACAAACTTCGAGACCGATTTGTTTTTCCCAATTATCAAAAGCATTGAAGAGGTAAGTGGGGCGAAGTACCAAGCAAAGGAATCAGATGCTGACATAGCCTTCCGCGTTATTGCCGACCATATCCGGGCGATGGTTTTTGCAATTGCGGATGGTGTTCTTCCGTCGAACGTAGGAAGAGGATATGTTTTGCGGCGAATTATCCGCAGGGCAGTATTAAAAGGCAGATTGCTTGGCCTCCAGGAACCATTCCTAGACCGAATTGCACCTGTTGTGGTTGAGGTTATGAAAGACCCTTACCCAGAGCTGGTGGAACGGGAAGGGCACGTATGCAGGACTATAAGAGCTGATGAGGAAAAATTCCTGCGCACTTTAAACCAAGGGATGCAGAAGTTGGAGGAGGCAATAGAGGCTGTACTCAAGGGCAGTGGTGGTGCAGAGAAAGTGCTTCCAGGAATGGAGGCGTTTGTTCTCTATGATACTTACGGATTCCCTTTGGAGCTTACAGAAGAGATTGCCGCCGAACACGGACTGCGCGTAGATATCCAAGGCTTCAATGAGGCGATGGAGGAACAGCGCAGAAAAGCCAGAGAAGGAAGCGAAATTCCCTCTGAACTATTCGCTGCAAGCCTCATGACACTTGCTGAAATAGAAAAAGAAGAGCCTGAGACGGAGTTTGTTGGCTATGATATGCTAATTTCAGAATCGAAAATAGTTGGCATTCTGAAAAATGGAGAACTTGTTGATTCTGCTTCCCAGAATGATGAAATTGAACTTGTGTTGGACCGAACACCTTTCTACGCCGAGTCTGGAGGACAAGTAGGCGATAAAGGCATTATTACAACAAAAGAAGGCGCAGAAGTCGCTGTAGAGCATACATACCGAGCTGGTTCGCTTATTGTACATTCTGGCAGGGTTACCTCTGGAAAATTGAGCCGTGGGGAGAGAGTAACGGCTGCGGTAGACAGTGTGCGAAGAATGGCGACTATGCGCAACCATACAGCAACTCACTTGCTCCATAAGGCGCTTAGAGTAGTGCTCGGCGAACATGTTGTCCAGTCTGGTTCGTCGGTTGACCCCGAACGACTGAGGTTTGACTTTACGCACCCCTCGCCACTTTCGCCTGAGGAATTAGCGCGGGTAGAAAGTATTGTAAATACCGAGATATATAATAGCCTTCCTGTCGAAATTTACCAGACCACTCTTGAACAGGCGAAGGAGGACGGGGCAATGGCTCTATTTACCGAGAAATATGGCGGCCAGGTAAGAGTGGTAAGGATTGGCGACGTAAGTCTGGAACTTTGTGGCGGAACTCATGTGTCAAACACTAGTCAAGTTGGGATATTTAAAATCGTCAGCGAGAGTAGCGTTGGTGCAGGTCTTCGAAGAATCGAGGCAATGACTGGGCTTGCTGCGCTTGCATACCTAAATGAACGCGAGGCGCTTCTCAATGCCGCGGCGGAAATTCTGAGGACAGCTCCGACAGATGTCCCTGATGCTGTGCGCAGGCTCGTGGAGAATTTGAAAACTGCAGAAAAGCGAATTAGTGATCTCCAGCGTCGAATTGTTTCGGGCGGCGCAGAAGAGCTTGCCTCGAGAGCCGTTGATGTGAACGGTATAAAGCTCATCGCGGCAAGAGTTGAAGGCGATGCTGAGGCACTGAGCACGTTGGCAGATGGCTTGGCAAATAAACTAAAATCTGCTGTTGTTGTGCTAGGTGCCCCGGCAGATGGGAAAGTAATTTTTGTCAGTAAAGTCACCGCCGACCTTGTGAAAAAAGGTTTCAATGCCGGCGATATAATACGTGAGGTGGCAAAGGTTGCAGGCGGAGGTGGTGGAGGACGCCCAGATTTTGCGCAGGCTGGCGGGCGTGATGTCGGCAAACTTGACGAAGCACTTGAGAAAGCTAGGGAGCTTGTGAAAAAGAAAGCAGAGAGTAGCGCCCCATAA
- the ruvX gene encoding Holliday junction resolvase RuvX, which translates to MRYMGLDVGDKTIGVAISDELGMVATPLTVIRRSTSVKKDIAEIKKLAEAYQVGVIVVGLPLMLAGTVGVQAEKAKEFVEALKPHVKVPVELWDERLTTVEVERILVEADQSRENRKAVVDKLAAAVMLQSYLNRKRREVRNSEQS; encoded by the coding sequence ATGCGGTATATGGGTTTAGATGTGGGTGATAAAACAATCGGCGTTGCCATAAGCGATGAGCTTGGAATGGTGGCAACGCCATTAACTGTAATACGGCGAAGCACAAGCGTTAAGAAAGACATTGCCGAGATTAAAAAGCTGGCAGAAGCTTATCAAGTCGGCGTTATCGTCGTTGGATTGCCCCTAATGTTGGCAGGTACGGTTGGAGTCCAGGCAGAAAAGGCTAAGGAGTTTGTCGAAGCACTCAAGCCACATGTCAAAGTTCCAGTTGAACTTTGGGACGAACGGCTGACGACTGTTGAAGTGGAACGGATACTCGTCGAAGCAGACCAGTCGCGTGAAAATCGCAAAGCGGTTGTTGACAAACTAGCAGCGGCGGTGATGCTTCAATCCTATCTCAATCGTAAAAGGCGCGAGGTCCGCAATAGTGAGCAATCTTAG